The proteins below are encoded in one region of Helianthus annuus cultivar XRQ/B chromosome 2, HanXRQr2.0-SUNRISE, whole genome shotgun sequence:
- the LOC110901064 gene encoding uncharacterized protein LOC110901064 encodes MNQAQGIQTQIPKFTGQNYYHWHIQIKVLFESQDLWNIIDEGFKELGANPTEEATATYKDAVKKDKRALHIIFQSVNETIFERIALAKTSKEAWNILHKSYKGENRVKNIKLQSLRSDFDALRMKEGESIEDYFNRTVLIVNQLRMNEDNISEQKIVEKILRSLTRNYESVVITIEETKDLHDVSTEELMGILQSHELRLKRYDDVPIEHAFQVQNSIQDRYKPTRNDGSMKQRNKGKGRNWNNIRCYNCQRLGHTAKFCQKKDEGEKPDNVLIHKDDESDEHEDTMFMIFNMEEAVKDDCWFLDSGCSNHMTGSRSLFINLDESIKKEVRTGDDKRLEVVGSGEVSVSFKGKDRTIPNVFYVEGCK; translated from the exons ATGAATCAAGCACAAGGAATCCAAACACAGATCCCCAAATTCACCGGGCAAAATTATTACCACTGGCACATTCAAATCAAAGTATTATTTGAATCACAGGATCTGTGGAATATCATAGACGAGGGATTCAAGGAACTGGGTGCAAATCCAACCGAGGAGGCAACGGCAACGTACAAAGATGCAGTCAAGAAAGATAAACGAGCGTTACATATCATCTTTCAATCGGTAAACGAAACAATATTTGAGCGTATTGCACTTGCAAAGACATCAAAAGAAGCGTGGAACATCCTGCACAAATCTTACAAAGGAGAAAATCGGGTAAAAAACATTAAACTTCAATCTCTTCGTAGTGATTTTGATGCACTTAGGATGAAAGAAGGAGAATCTATTGAAGATTATTTCAATAGAACAGTATTAATAGTAAATCAATTGCGTATGAATGAAGATAATATCAGTGAACAAAAGATAGTCGAAAAGATCCTGCGTAGTTTGACTCGAAATTATGAGTCGGTTGTGATTACAATAGAGGAAACGAAAGATTTACATGATGTTTCGACGGAAGAATTAATGGGAATTCTTCAATCTCACGAACTGAGATTAAAACGATATGATGATGTTCCGATCGAACATGCATTTCAAGTACAAAATTCTATCCAAGATAGATACAAGCCGACTCGAAATGATGGTTCGATGAAACAGCGGAACAAAGGAAAGGGTCGAAACTGGAATAACATTAGATGTTATAATTGTCAAAGGCTCGGACATACAGCAAAATTCTGTCAAAAGAAGGATGAGGGTGAGAAACCGGATAATGTATTAATACATAAAGATGATGAAAGTGATGAACATGAAGATACGATGTTCATGATATTTAATATGGAAGAGGCAGTCAAGGATGACTGTTGGTTTCTCGACAGTGGCTGTAGTAATCACATGACAGGGAGCAGGAGTTTATTCATCAATCTGGATGAATCCATAAAAAAGGAAGTAAGAACAGGAGACGACAAGAGATTAGAAGTTGTTGGTAGTGGAGAAGTGTCCGTCTCTTTTAAAGGAAAGGACCGGACGATACCAAATGTTTTCTATGTAGAAG GATGCAAATAG